A segment of the Candidatus Dormiibacterota bacterium genome:
TGAGCACCCGGTGGATGATGGTCGCGCCCACCTGGGACTTGATGTCGTCACCGATGATCGGCACGCCCCGCTGCTCGAAGCGCTTGCGCCAGTACTCCTCGCGGGCGATGAACACCGGCATGCAGTTCACCATCGCGCAGCCGGCGGTGAGGATCTGCTCGGTGTACCACTTGGTGGCGGTCTCGCTGCCCACCGGCAGGTAGTTGACGACCACGTCGGTGCCGGTGTCCCTGAGGATGCCGACGATGTCGGCGGTGGACCCGGGCGCCTTGGTGATCACCTCGCTGAGGTACTTGCCGAGGCCGTCGTGGGTCATGCCGCGCTGCACCACCACGTCGGTGGGGGGCACGTCGGTGAACTTCACGGTGTTGTTCTGGCCGCACCAGATCGCCTCGCTGAGCTCTTTGCCCACCTTGGTGGCGTCGATGTCGAATGCGGCGGAGAACTCGATGTCGCTGACGTGGTAGCCGCCGAGGTCGACGTGCATCAGGCCGGGAACGAAGTCGCCCGGGTCCGCATGCTTGTAGTACTCCACCCCCTGCACGAACGAGGAGGCGCAGTTGCCGACCCCGACCACCGCCACCCGGACCTTCTTGCTCATCGGCGTGTTCCTCTCCTGGTCGCTGTCTCTGTGATCACTGTGCGGGCTCCCCGGTCAGCTGGGTCTGGCCCAGCTCCGGCAGCGGCTCGCCATCTGTTCCCTTGACGAGCATGAGCCTCATGAAACTGCGCATGTGCCCCGCGATCGCCTCGCGGTCGAGCCGGCAGAAGACCTCGCGGCCCTCACGGCGGGTGCGGATCACCTGGGACCGGCGCAGGATGCGCAGGTGCCAGCTCATCCGCGGCTGGCTCACCTTGCAGAACTCGGCGAGCTCCGACACCCGCATCTCCGCGGCGCCGGCGAGGCGCTCGACGATGGTGAGGCGGGTGGGGTGGGCCAGGCCCTCGAAGTGGACGCTCAGCTCGGTCGGGGCGGGCAGGCGCCGGCGTGGCGTGGCGAGGCGCGGCGTCCGGCGGCCGGGATCCATAACGACTCCATTCATAAAGGAGAATTAGATAAAGGCTGCGTTATGCATACTACCGCCCCGAGCCGGCCTCCGGTGGGGCGGCCGGGTCGGACGCCCCGGCGTGCTCGAGCCGCTCGGCCTCCAGCTCGCGCGCGTGCACCTCCTCGGCACCGGTGTCGGTCCTCGGCAGCACCGCCTGGAGGATGGCCATCACCACCACGATGACCACGATCACCACGATGAAGATGAGCACGCCGATGAGCAGCGAGAAGAAGGGGTTGGGCGTGGCAGCCGCGGTGGGGAGGAGCGCGCTCGGGTCCGGCACCGCCCTACGATGACAGAGCGATGGCAGAGGGCATCCCGGACGTGCAGCCGGCCCTGGAGGTCGAGCGCGGCCGGGTGAGGTTCCGCGCCCGGCGCCCGGCGGTGCTGGTGCTGCCCTTCGCGATCTTCACCGAGATCGCCGGCGTGCTCTTCCTCCTCGACGGGCTGAGCTTCGGCTGGGCGGTGCTGGCGGCGCCGGTGGGGGCGCTGCTGGTGACCGGGCTGCTCTTCCGCCCGGTGCTCGAGCTCACCCGTGAGGGGCTGCTGCAGCGCCAGTACCCGTTCAGCAGCCTGACGCGGTGGGAGGTGATCGACCATCTCGACCTCACCCGCGCGGGCAACCGGGTGGTGCTCGCGTACCGGCTCCGCGAGGGGGTGCCGCCGCCGCGCCGCCAGCCCGCCGCCGCGCTGCTCAGGGCCGCCGGCCGGCCGTTCGACGGCGGCTGGTTCGCGGACTCGCTCGCCGGGCGGCCGGAGGACATCCTGGCGACGGTGCGCGGCTACCACGGCGACCCGTCGCGGCGGGCCACGCTGCCGGAGGCGCGGCGGTGACCATCGGGCGGCGCCCGGGCTGTCATCATGGGGGCGCATGACCGACACCGGAGCGGAGCTGCGATCGCCCCAGGGGGGGCCCGGCGGATCCCCGGGCGAGGCGCGTGCCGCCGATGACGCCGCCAGCGACAGCCTCGAGCTCGCCGGCGCGGTGGTGCTCCGCCCCCGGCGCACCGCCGGCACGCGGCGAAGCCGGCCGGCACGGTCCGAGGAGGTGGGGGCGCGGCTGCGCCGCCTCCACGCCGCCACCACCGACGAGCTGGAGCGCCGCCGCACCGAGGGCATCGAGCCCGCCGACTCGGTGCCGGTGCCGGTCGACGTCCTCAGCTCGGTGACCCGCGACCTCCCCGCCCTGCTGAGCCGCACCGCCCACGCGGCGCTGGACACGGTGACCTCCCTCCGCCCCGAGCGGGCGCTGCAGCTGGGCGCCGCCGGGGTGGCGTTCCTGGCGAAGCAGCGCGAGCTCGCCCGGCGGCAGGCGGAGTGCGCCGATTCGATCGACGAGTTCGGGTTCGATCGCGAATGGACGGAGTCGCTGCTCCCGTTCTTCCGCTTCCTCTACCGCGACTACTGGCGGGTGCAGGTGCGCGGCCTGGAGAACGTCCCGGTGGAGGGGGCCGCGCTGCTGGTCTCCAACCACGCCGGGGTGCTGCCCTACGACGGGGTGATGATCCGCACCGCGATCTTCGAGGACCTGCCCGGCCAGCGCCACGCGCGGGCGCTGATCCTCAACGCGTTCTTCGGGGTGCCGGTCGCGTCGTGGTTCCTGCGCCGCACCGGCAACACCCTCGCCCATCCCGACGACGCCGAGCGGCTGCTCCGCGCCGGCGAGCTGGTGCTGGTGTTCCCGGAGGGCGCCAAGGGCACCGGCAAGCTGTACCGCGAGCGCTACCGGCTGCGCCGCTTCGGCCGCGGCGGCTTCGTGCAGACGGCGCTGCGGACCGGCAGCCCGATCGTGCCGGTGAGCGTGGTCGGCAGCGAGGAGCTGCACCCGATGCTCGCCAACCTCGACGTCGCCGCCCGGGCGCTCGGCCTCCCCTACTTCCCGCTGACGCCCAGCTTCCCCTGGCTCGGCCTGCTCGGCCTGATCCCGCTGCCGTCGTCGTGGATCATCGAGTTCCACCCGCCGCTCGACCCCGCCGCCGAGGGGCTGGGCGCCGGCGCCGCCGACGACATGGCCACGGTGATGCAGCTGACCGACCGGGTCCGCGAGACCATCCAGCAGGGCGTCTACATGAACCTGACGCGACGCGGGTCGGTGTTCGCGGAGCCCCTCACCGAGGACTGACCGGCGCTCGCCGCCACGGCTTACACTGCCGCGCTCGAGGGGATCCGGCGCCCGCCCCGCCGGCAACGCCCAGGAGGGTCAGGCCGTGGATCAGGTGATGGTCTGGATCGCCGGCTTCCGGAAGTTCCTGCTGCGGGGGAACGTCGTCGACCTCGCGGTCGCGGTGGTCATCGGCGGCGCCTTCGGGGTGGTGGTGCAGTCGTTCGTGAAGAACATCCTGCTGCAGCTGATCGCCATCCCAGGCCACACCGACTTCACCTTCCTCTCCTTCACCATCGGCGGCGGGGTGTTCAGGTACGGCGTCTTCATCGGTGACGTGATCACCTTCGTCGCCGTCGCCGCCGCGGTCTACTTCGTCGTGGTGGTGCCGATGCAGGCGCTCGAGGCCCGCCGCACCGCGCCCGCCGCCGGCCCCACCACCCGCGCCTGCCCGGAGTGCCTCAGCGACATCCCGATGGCGGCGAAGCGCTGCGCCTTCTGCACCGCCGAGGTCACCCCGATCGCCTGAGATCCCGCCGCCCGGTACATTGGCGGGGCCATGCCTGAGATGCCCGAGCTGGAGGTGCTCCGCGAGCGTCTCTCCCCCCTCCTCCTGGGACGGGAGGTGCGCGCCGTCGAGGTGTCGCCGCGCCACGGCTTCATGCTCCGGGTCACCACCGACGACCTCACCGGCGCGCTCACCGGCCGGCCGCTGGGGGCGATGTGGCGGCGGGGCAAGTTCCTCGTGCTCGACGCCGGCGGCCAGCACCTGGTGATCAACCCGATGCTCGGCGGCCGCCTCCAGCTGGCCGCGCCCCACGAACGGGTGGCCGCCGCCACCGTCGTCCGGCTGATGCTCGAGGGCGACGAGGAGCTCCGATTCCTCGACACCGTGCGCATGGGCCGGGTCTACCTCGCGCCCGCCGGCGGGCTCGACGCCGTGCCCGGATGGAGCGACCTGGGCCCCGAGGCGGTGGACATCTCCGCCGCCGACTTCGCCACCCGGATCCGCCGCCATCGCGGCGAGCTGAAGTCGGCGCTGCGCAACCAGGCCTTCGTCGCCGGGATCGGCAACGCCTACAGCGACGAGATCCTCCACGACGCCGGCATGCTCCCGCTGCGGAAGCGCACCACCCTGGACGCCGCCGGGGTGGAGCGCCTCCACGCCTCGACCCAGCGGGTTCTGCGGGATGCGGTGGCCACGATCGGCGCCCAGGAGCACTGGCTCGCGCACAAGCAGGACCGGTCGTTCATGCGGGTGCACGGCAGGGGTGGGCAGGACTGTCCGAGGTGCGGGCACCGGATCTCCGAGCTGACCGCGCAGCAGCGGGTGACCAGCTTCTGCCGGGGCTGCCAGACGTAGCCGGCCGACGACTCACACGATCGGCCTCCCGGAGGCGTCGTGCCTGCTCCAATCGAACCATCTCGGCGACGAGGTCACTCTGCAACATGCCCCCATCCTCCCCCGCCTCCCCGGTCGGCGAAAGTGGCAGAATAACCCCACAACGATAAAATCCTGCCATACTCGACACCATGCTCCGCAACGTCGCCGTCGCCGTCGCGAACAACGTCGCCGCCTTCGAGCTGGGGGTGGTCAGCGAGGTCTTCGGCCTCGACCGCACCGCCGACGGCTTCCCCGGCTACGACTTCGCGGTCTGCGCCGTCGAGCCCCCGCCACTCCGCACCTCGTCCGGCTTCTTCATCACCACCCCCCACGGCATCGACCGCCTCCGCGAGGCCGACCTCATCGCCGTCCCCGCCTGGCGCGACCCCGACGAGCGTCCCCCGGAGGGGCTGCTCGACGAGCTCAGAGCCGCCGTCGAGCGCGGCGCGCGGGTGATGAGCGTGTGCACCGGCGCCTTCGTGCTCGCCGCGGCAGGGCTCCTCGACGGCCGCCGCGCCACCACCCACTGGCGCTACGCGGCGGCCCTGGCCGAGCGCTACCCGCTGATCGACGTCGATCCCGACGTGCTCTACGTCGACGCCGGCCCGGTGCTCACCAGCGCGGGCACCGCGGCGGGGATCGACCTCTGCCTCCACATCGTGCGCACCGAGCACGGCACCGGGGTCGCCAACGCCCTGGCCCGGCGGATGGTGGTGCCGCCCCACCGCGACGGCGGTCAGGCGCAGTACGTGGAGACGCCCGTGCGCGTCCACCGCCGCGGCGACGAGCTGAGCCAGGTGCTCGACTGGGCGCTCGAGCGGCTCGACGAGCCGCTGCCGGTGGACGAGCTGGCGGCGCGTGCGCTGATGTCGACCCGCACCTTTGCCCGCCGCTTCCGCGCGGTCACCGGCGAGACCCCGCACCGCTGGCTGCTGCTGCAGCGGCTGCTGCTCGCGCAAAGCCTCCTCGAGGAGGGCGACGAGCCGGTCGAGGAGGTGGCACGGCTGGCCGGGTTCGGCAGCGCGGCGAGCCTGCGCCAGCACTTCGCCCGCTGGCGCGGCACCTCGCCGCAGCGCTACCGGCGCACCTTCCGCATCCGCGAGCGCACCGTCGCCTGAGGCGGAGCTCAGGCGGAGGCGCTGCGTGGTGACAGGGTGGTCGCCAGGCTGGTCAGCTGCTCGGGGGTGCCCATCACCACCAGCAGGTCGCCCGGACCCAGCGCCGCTCCGTCCTCGGGCCCGACGCTCAGCCGGCCGCCGACGCTGCGCACCGCCAGCAGCAGCGCCCCGGAGAGCCGCAGGGCGCCGGCGGTGATCGGGGCGGTCGAGGGTGGCACCACCAGCTCCTCGATGGCCATCGACCCGCCCTCGCTGGTGACCATGTCGATGACGTCGACGATCGCGGGCTGGAGCGCCAGCGCCGCCATCCGGCGGCCGGTGGTGGTGTAGGGGCTCACCACCCGGTCGGCTCCGGCGCGCTGCAGCTTGGGGATGGAGTCGGGGAAGGAGGAGCGGGCCACGATGAACAGCGCGGGGTTGAGCGAGCGGGCGGTGAGGACGATGTAGACGTTGCGCTCGTCGCTGTCGACCGAGCTGACCAGCGCGCGGGCGTGGTCGATGCCGGCGAGGTGGAGCACCTCGTCGGAGGCGGCGTCGCCGGCCACGCAGAGGCGGCCGTCGCGGCGCACCGCGTCGAGCGGGCCCGGGTTCATCTCCACCACCACGTAGCGATGGCCCCCCTCCTCGAGGTCCTTCACCACCTGCCGGCCGGTCCTGCCGTAGCCGCAGACGATGACGTGGTCGCGGAGCGCGCGCAGCTGGCTGTCCATGCGCCGGAACCTCCGATACTCCCGCCATCTGCCGCTCGACAGCTGCTCCACCAGGATGCCGAAGGTGTAGAGGAAGGCGGCGACCCCGAAGATGATCAGCGAGAT
Coding sequences within it:
- a CDS encoding DNA-formamidopyrimidine glycosylase family protein; translated protein: MPEMPELEVLRERLSPLLLGREVRAVEVSPRHGFMLRVTTDDLTGALTGRPLGAMWRRGKFLVLDAGGQHLVINPMLGGRLQLAAPHERVAAATVVRLMLEGDEELRFLDTVRMGRVYLAPAGGLDAVPGWSDLGPEAVDISAADFATRIRRHRGELKSALRNQAFVAGIGNAYSDEILHDAGMLPLRKRTTLDAAGVERLHASTQRVLRDAVATIGAQEHWLAHKQDRSFMRVHGRGGQDCPRCGHRISELTAQQRVTSFCRGCQT
- a CDS encoding helix-turn-helix domain-containing protein, with the translated sequence MLRNVAVAVANNVAAFELGVVSEVFGLDRTADGFPGYDFAVCAVEPPPLRTSSGFFITTPHGIDRLREADLIAVPAWRDPDERPPEGLLDELRAAVERGARVMSVCTGAFVLAAAGLLDGRRATTHWRYAAALAERYPLIDVDPDVLYVDAGPVLTSAGTAAGIDLCLHIVRTEHGTGVANALARRMVVPPHRDGGQAQYVETPVRVHRRGDELSQVLDWALERLDEPLPVDELAARALMSTRTFARRFRAVTGETPHRWLLLQRLLLAQSLLEEGDEPVEEVARLAGFGSAASLRQHFARWRGTSPQRYRRTFRIRERTVA
- a CDS encoding lysophospholipid acyltransferase family protein, whose product is MTDTGAELRSPQGGPGGSPGEARAADDAASDSLELAGAVVLRPRRTAGTRRSRPARSEEVGARLRRLHAATTDELERRRTEGIEPADSVPVPVDVLSSVTRDLPALLSRTAHAALDTVTSLRPERALQLGAAGVAFLAKQRELARRQAECADSIDEFGFDREWTESLLPFFRFLYRDYWRVQVRGLENVPVEGAALLVSNHAGVLPYDGVMIRTAIFEDLPGQRHARALILNAFFGVPVASWFLRRTGNTLAHPDDAERLLRAGELVLVFPEGAKGTGKLYRERYRLRRFGRGGFVQTALRTGSPIVPVSVVGSEELHPMLANLDVAARALGLPYFPLTPSFPWLGLLGLIPLPSSWIIEFHPPLDPAAEGLGAGAADDMATVMQLTDRVRETIQQGVYMNLTRRGSVFAEPLTED
- a CDS encoding potassium channel family protein, with amino-acid sequence MIPGSPAPRPLRGFLPAVVALVVVIVYGTAGYVVVERFGWLDALFMTVITITTVGYEEVHHLDAAGQGFTISLIIFGVAAFLYTFGILVEQLSSGRWREYRRFRRMDSQLRALRDHVIVCGYGRTGRQVVKDLEEGGHRYVVVEMNPGPLDAVRRDGRLCVAGDAASDEVLHLAGIDHARALVSSVDSDERNVYIVLTARSLNPALFIVARSSFPDSIPKLQRAGADRVVSPYTTTGRRMAALALQPAIVDVIDMVTSEGGSMAIEELVVPPSTAPITAGALRLSGALLLAVRSVGGRLSVGPEDGAALGPGDLLVVMGTPEQLTSLATTLSPRSASA
- the mscL gene encoding large conductance mechanosensitive channel protein MscL → MDQVMVWIAGFRKFLLRGNVVDLAVAVVIGGAFGVVVQSFVKNILLQLIAIPGHTDFTFLSFTIGGGVFRYGVFIGDVITFVAVAAAVYFVVVVPMQALEARRTAPAAGPTTRACPECLSDIPMAAKRCAFCTAEVTPIA
- a CDS encoding metalloregulator ArsR/SmtB family transcription factor, which gives rise to MDPGRRTPRLATPRRRLPAPTELSVHFEGLAHPTRLTIVERLAGAAEMRVSELAEFCKVSQPRMSWHLRILRRSQVIRTRREGREVFCRLDREAIAGHMRSFMRLMLVKGTDGEPLPELGQTQLTGEPAQ
- a CDS encoding inositol-3-phosphate synthase; this translates as MSKKVRVAVVGVGNCASSFVQGVEYYKHADPGDFVPGLMHVDLGGYHVSDIEFSAAFDIDATKVGKELSEAIWCGQNNTVKFTDVPPTDVVVQRGMTHDGLGKYLSEVITKAPGSTADIVGILRDTGTDVVVNYLPVGSETATKWYTEQILTAGCAMVNCMPVFIAREEYWRKRFEQRGVPIIGDDIKSQVGATIIHRVLTRLFRERGVKLENTYQLNFGGNTDFLNMLERERLISKKISKTNSVVSQLDHPIAKDSVHIGPSDYVPWLSDRKWAYIRLEGRSFGDVPLNVELKLEVHDSP